One window of Bacillus alkalicellulosilyticus genomic DNA carries:
- a CDS encoding tautomerase family protein, translating to MGQIKIFGVNDKLNPIKLTLSNVIHSCMMDALQFPKDKKFHRFFPMNKEDFFYASGRTEAYTLIEVSMFEGRTVEAKKLLIKLLFERIHRELKISPQDIEITIFETPKHNWGIRGLPGDELTLNYKVDV from the coding sequence ATGGGACAAATAAAAATTTTTGGAGTAAACGATAAATTAAACCCTATAAAGCTAACATTATCAAATGTGATTCATTCGTGTATGATGGATGCACTTCAATTTCCTAAGGATAAGAAATTTCATCGTTTTTTTCCTATGAACAAAGAAGATTTCTTTTATGCGAGTGGAAGAACTGAGGCCTATACCTTAATTGAGGTTAGTATGTTTGAGGGTCGAACAGTGGAAGCTAAAAAACTATTAATAAAGCTACTATTTGAAAGAATCCATCGTGAATTAAAAATATCACCTCAAGATATTGAAATTACAATTTTTGAAACACCAAAGCATAACTGGGGAATAAGAGGCTTACCCGGTGATGAGTTAACACTGAATTATAAAGTAGATGTATGA
- a CDS encoding lipopolysaccharide assembly protein LapA domain-containing protein — protein sequence MMVMGDIVILIVLLMMLFFIIGVAIFLVLWTKSSYRKKDQQIKELQKEIEELKKSK from the coding sequence ATGATGGTAATGGGGGATATTGTTATTCTTATAGTTTTATTAATGATGTTATTTTTTATTATTGGAGTAGCAATCTTTTTGGTCCTCTGGACTAAAAGTAGTTATCGTAAGAAAGACCAACAGATAAAGGAACTTCAAAAGGAAATTGAAGAACTAAAAAAATCAAAATAA
- a CDS encoding aminoglycoside phosphotransferase family protein encodes MELGKPIAKGNTAKIYLSDGKIVKVFNNYLPDTESIREANKQKFAYACGLPVPKVLDVTRINGEQAIIMEYVKGETLGDLFMNNKAQAEHHLTISVEMQLKIHSIVPDRDAIETMYDKLYRQIEAVKIVDKKVKADLLKKLDSFNFDNRLCHGDFHIFNVIKTDNKVVVIDWVDSSAGDIHADVYRTYLLYSQFSSELAEMYLRIYCEKSGVLKSDVFQWAPVIACARLSENVSKEIAQQLIKIINHYL; translated from the coding sequence CTTTCTGACGGAAAAATAGTGAAAGTGTTTAACAATTATTTGCCTGATACTGAATCTATTAGAGAAGCAAATAAACAAAAATTTGCCTATGCGTGTGGCCTTCCTGTACCAAAGGTTCTAGATGTTACAAGGATAAATGGGGAACAAGCCATAATAATGGAATATGTTAAGGGGGAAACATTAGGAGATTTATTCATGAATAATAAAGCTCAAGCAGAACATCACTTAACGATTTCAGTCGAAATGCAATTGAAAATACATAGTATTGTTCCTGACCGGGATGCAATTGAAACAATGTATGATAAATTATACCGTCAAATTGAAGCTGTAAAAATAGTAGATAAAAAGGTAAAGGCTGACTTGTTAAAGAAATTGGATTCATTTAACTTCGATAATAGACTTTGTCATGGAGACTTTCACATATTTAATGTGATTAAGACAGATAACAAAGTGGTCGTCATAGATTGGGTTGATTCAAGTGCTGGAGACATACATGCTGATGTATATCGAACCTATCTTTTATATTCTCAATTTTCCTCTGAATTAGCTGAAATGTACTTACGAATTTATTGTGAAAAGAGCGGCGTTTTAAAGTCTGACGTTTTCCAATGGGCTCCAGTCATTGCTTGTGCAAGATTATCAGAAAATGTATCAAAGGAGATTGCCCAACAACTTATAAAGATAATCAACCACTATTTATAA
- a CDS encoding NUDIX hydrolase: protein MGYISDLRKVIGTQPIITVGATILVVNSKKEILFQHRSDTLDWGLPGGTMELGETLEEVAARELYEETGLKAERFELIDVFSGALGYFRYPNGDETYSVIHLYRAVDVTGQLEMNDGESIQLEYFNQHNLPTNIEKRAKGLIENLGDNLWELEGSFNE, encoded by the coding sequence GTGGGATATATCTCAGATTTGCGAAAAGTGATTGGAACTCAACCTATAATTACGGTGGGGGCAACCATTCTTGTGGTTAATTCCAAAAAGGAGATTCTTTTTCAACATCGCTCAGATACATTAGATTGGGGATTGCCTGGAGGCACGATGGAACTTGGTGAAACTCTAGAAGAAGTAGCGGCACGTGAGTTATATGAAGAGACTGGACTGAAAGCAGAGCGGTTTGAGTTAATAGATGTTTTTTCTGGGGCTTTAGGTTATTTCCGTTACCCGAATGGAGATGAGACATACAGTGTCATTCATCTTTATCGAGCAGTCGACGTTACCGGTCAATTAGAAATGAATGACGGGGAAAGCATTCAACTTGAGTATTTTAACCAGCATAATCTCCCAACGAATATTGAAAAAAGAGCAAAAGGACTCATCGAGAATCTAGGAGATAACTTGTGGGAGCTGGAAGGTTCGTTTAATGAATAA
- a CDS encoding iron chaperone — protein MDVFATYLASIDDFDQRERTKEVLEWILQEFPQLEPHMKWNTPMFTDHGTYIIGLSIAKQHMSISPEEVGMAQFADEIAEAGYSATKGLFRIRWKDSVNYELLKKMIEFNIKDKEDYTDFWRK, from the coding sequence ATGGATGTTTTTGCAACGTATTTAGCGAGTATTGATGACTTCGACCAAAGAGAGCGGACAAAGGAAGTACTGGAATGGATTCTTCAAGAATTCCCGCAATTAGAGCCACATATGAAGTGGAATACACCTATGTTTACGGACCATGGTACTTATATCATTGGTCTTTCAATAGCAAAGCAACATATGAGCATTTCGCCTGAAGAAGTCGGCATGGCTCAATTTGCCGATGAGATTGCAGAAGCGGGATACAGTGCTACGAAAGGATTGTTTCGAATTCGTTGGAAGGATTCAGTAAACTATGAATTACTAAAAAAGATGATTGAATTTAATATAAAGGATAAAGAAGATTACACCGATTTTTGGCGGAAGTAG
- a CDS encoding glycoside hydrolase family 9 protein produces the protein MTTDAKVIAVNQVGYLVGGKKVAIFPNSGGSFQLIDDSTNVIVYEGTTTGPVDDKNSGKTVYYGDFSSVTQEGTFHIVCNENQSPSFTISTTPYDELHTGLLKGFYFLRCGMELEEKYADKWTHDACHLTEAIVYGDEERTIETSGGWHDAGDYGKYVGPGAKAVADLFLAYEKYPNAFQTAIPIPETDGQTPDVLHECRYELEWILKMQDERTGGVFHKLTTLKFPGLDVMPEDDNDPLYLSPISATATGSFAAVMAMASRIYQDIDPAFAQTCLQAATTAWEWLQKNPDVPGFKNPPEIHTGEYGDEVDTDERYWAAAELYRTTGEQSYHDAFQTFAKEDFPKYSWGWADNGGYGTISYLLNEEFPKDEALHEQLKAGFLKEAEKMANNSREDGYFISLQEKDYIWGSNMGLMNNAMHLLLANHLETNGEWTSIALDHVHYLLGRNAVEMSYVTGFGEQSVKNPHHRPTVGDNVEEPVPGFVSGGANMGLQDEVAQQLKGRAPAQCFIDHIDSYATNEITIYWNSPAVFVVSHWK, from the coding sequence TCAACTTATTGATGATTCTACAAATGTAATCGTTTACGAAGGAACAACAACAGGACCAGTCGATGATAAAAACAGTGGAAAAACGGTGTACTATGGCGATTTTTCAAGTGTTACTCAAGAAGGAACTTTTCACATTGTATGTAATGAAAATCAGTCCCCTTCTTTCACCATTTCTACTACACCTTATGACGAACTTCATACTGGCTTACTTAAAGGTTTTTACTTTCTACGATGTGGAATGGAATTAGAGGAAAAATATGCGGACAAATGGACTCATGACGCATGTCACTTAACTGAAGCGATTGTCTACGGAGATGAAGAACGCACAATTGAAACTAGCGGTGGTTGGCACGATGCTGGGGATTACGGCAAGTACGTTGGGCCAGGAGCAAAAGCAGTAGCTGACCTTTTCCTTGCTTATGAGAAATATCCTAATGCCTTTCAAACGGCCATCCCAATTCCAGAAACTGATGGACAAACACCAGATGTTCTTCATGAGTGTCGTTATGAGCTAGAATGGATTCTAAAGATGCAAGATGAGAGAACAGGCGGAGTGTTTCATAAATTGACGACATTGAAATTCCCAGGTCTTGATGTGATGCCAGAGGATGATAATGACCCTCTTTACCTGTCACCCATCTCAGCAACAGCGACGGGTAGCTTTGCTGCTGTAATGGCGATGGCAAGCAGAATATATCAAGACATCGACCCTGCATTTGCGCAAACATGTCTACAAGCTGCAACGACTGCTTGGGAATGGCTTCAGAAGAACCCAGATGTACCTGGATTTAAAAACCCACCTGAGATTCATACGGGAGAATATGGTGATGAAGTTGATACAGATGAGCGATACTGGGCTGCTGCAGAATTATACCGCACGACAGGTGAACAGAGCTATCATGACGCCTTCCAAACTTTTGCAAAGGAAGATTTCCCTAAATATAGTTGGGGCTGGGCAGATAACGGTGGATACGGAACGATTTCCTATTTGCTAAATGAAGAGTTTCCTAAAGACGAAGCGTTACATGAACAATTAAAAGCAGGCTTTCTTAAAGAAGCCGAGAAAATGGCTAACAACAGCCGAGAAGACGGATATTTTATTTCGTTACAAGAAAAAGATTACATTTGGGGAAGTAACATGGGACTCATGAATAATGCGATGCACCTGTTACTCGCAAATCATTTAGAAACAAATGGAGAATGGACTTCCATCGCGTTAGACCATGTTCATTATCTATTAGGAAGAAATGCAGTAGAAATGAGTTATGTGACTGGATTTGGAGAACAATCTGTTAAAAATCCACACCATCGTCCAACGGTTGGAGACAATGTTGAAGAGCCTGTCCCTGGTTTTGTTTCGGGAGGAGCGAATATGGGCCTTCAAGATGAAGTAGCTCAACAACTAAAAGGAAGAGCTCCGGCTCAATGCTTCATCGACCATATCGACAGCTATGCAACGAACGAAATTACAATCTATTGGAATTCACCAGCTGTCTTTGTAGTTAGTCATTGGAAATAA
- a CDS encoding GNAT family N-acetyltransferase: protein MQISQTKNNELVARLNKPVHDLHYALYPKYFKEYDYEEMKEAFKKHIENDNFVFLLIEDKEEAVGYAWIEDKIHSGNVFKKEYRSIYVHQLSIVQTQREKGYGTLLMNYIYNLAQEKGIDLIELDYWVDNHTAKEFYEKHEFVKYREFVYKQL, encoded by the coding sequence TTGCAGATAAGTCAGACGAAGAATAATGAATTAGTGGCGAGATTAAACAAGCCAGTTCATGATTTACATTATGCTCTCTACCCAAAGTATTTTAAAGAATACGACTATGAGGAAATGAAAGAAGCTTTTAAAAAACATATAGAGAACGATAACTTTGTATTTTTACTTATAGAAGATAAGGAAGAGGCAGTTGGCTATGCTTGGATAGAAGATAAAATCCATTCAGGCAATGTGTTTAAGAAAGAGTACCGCTCTATTTATGTGCATCAGCTTAGTATTGTTCAAACACAAAGAGAAAAAGGTTATGGAACGCTTTTAATGAATTACATATATAATCTTGCACAAGAAAAAGGCATTGACCTCATTGAGTTAGACTATTGGGTAGACAACCATACCGCCAAGGAATTCTATGAAAAACATGAATTTGTAAAGTATCGTGAATTTGTATATAAGCAATTATAG
- a CDS encoding transglutaminase domain-containing protein has translation MFGYLPEFKSYYKQLVKYAEFEPTTSGDMVNFTYRTENSEELFQLRQKYDLKKVAGDGDEVSQILNLMQWVSEKLEHGDEMVPEPCHALHVLDKVERESGKVNCYTIATVLQEVYLSMGFCSRRVHCRPYDAYDQDSHVVTLVYSTTLQKWLYMDASWGTFITNKNGELISLTEFRSHLANDLEVRINGDEQSSEWSEYYTGYMAKNLFWFMTPMESKYNYEVVEKNKTYAVLLPKYYEPFEVREGKQKYHVMRNEEMFWSSPYILQGGRK, from the coding sequence ATGTTTGGCTATCTTCCGGAATTCAAATCGTATTACAAGCAGCTAGTAAAATATGCTGAATTTGAACCAACAACTAGTGGAGATATGGTCAATTTCACTTACCGAACAGAAAACAGTGAGGAGCTTTTCCAATTAAGACAGAAATACGATTTGAAAAAAGTAGCGGGCGACGGGGATGAAGTATCACAAATCCTCAACCTCATGCAATGGGTGTCTGAGAAGTTAGAGCATGGAGATGAAATGGTCCCAGAACCATGTCATGCACTTCATGTATTAGATAAAGTGGAGCGGGAGTCAGGTAAAGTAAACTGTTATACGATTGCAACGGTCTTACAAGAAGTGTATCTTAGTATGGGCTTTTGTTCTCGGCGTGTACACTGTCGCCCATATGATGCGTATGACCAAGATAGTCACGTCGTAACTCTAGTGTATTCTACCACTCTTCAAAAGTGGCTATATATGGACGCATCATGGGGTACATTTATTACGAATAAGAACGGCGAACTAATCAGTCTTACAGAGTTTCGTTCACATCTTGCCAATGACCTAGAAGTAAGAATAAACGGTGATGAGCAATCTTCTGAATGGAGTGAGTATTATACAGGTTATATGGCTAAAAATCTCTTTTGGTTCATGACTCCGATGGAAAGTAAGTACAATTATGAAGTTGTGGAAAAAAATAAAACCTATGCTGTGTTGCTGCCAAAGTACTATGAACCGTTTGAAGTGAGGGAGGGTAAGCAGAAGTATCATGTGATGAGAAATGAAGAAATGTTTTGGAGTAGTCCATACATACTCCAAGGTGGGAGGAAGTAA
- a CDS encoding RraA family protein, translating into MSNLGYRVVENIERPSEELIKGFEGIQVANIDDCMNRMGAINASIHQMNQKNVLGPAFTVKVPSGDNLMIFLAIEKASPGDVLVIDGDGNMERALVGEILATFAESKKLGGFVINGCIRDYDALLKMDIPIFAKGRTPNGPFRNGPGEINTPISIGRKVIFPGDIIIGDSDGVIVVRPEDTKELQQKALEIEKKETDTLNRIHAGEGMDLEWAYKKLKEDHCEIISELTKE; encoded by the coding sequence ATGTCAAACTTAGGTTACCGAGTGGTTGAGAATATAGAAAGACCTTCCGAAGAGCTAATTAAAGGATTTGAAGGAATTCAAGTTGCTAACATTGATGATTGTATGAACCGGATGGGAGCAATCAACGCATCTATCCACCAAATGAATCAAAAAAATGTACTTGGTCCTGCCTTCACCGTGAAAGTGCCAAGTGGAGACAATTTAATGATATTCTTGGCTATCGAAAAAGCAAGCCCTGGGGATGTTCTTGTAATAGATGGCGATGGAAACATGGAACGGGCGTTGGTTGGTGAAATCCTAGCAACCTTTGCTGAATCAAAGAAATTAGGTGGGTTTGTCATTAACGGTTGTATTAGAGATTATGATGCACTTCTTAAGATGGACATCCCGATTTTTGCAAAGGGCCGTACGCCAAACGGACCGTTTCGAAACGGCCCAGGTGAAATCAATACGCCAATCAGTATCGGGAGGAAAGTGATCTTTCCAGGAGATATCATCATCGGAGATAGTGATGGAGTGATCGTTGTACGTCCAGAAGATACAAAGGAACTTCAGCAAAAAGCATTGGAAATTGAAAAGAAAGAAACAGACACCTTGAATCGAATCCATGCAGGAGAAGGAATGGACTTAGAGTGGGCTTATAAAAAGTTGAAAGAAGATCACTGTGAGATTATATCTGAACTAACCAAAGAGTGA
- a CDS encoding AAA family ATPase, which translates to MTSIYLITGPAGVGKSTTSKKLAEQFKQSAYIEGDVINHMVVGGYVPPWESDESLALVWKNIADLSINFLKANKNVIIDYVTFPEEVETFSQRLYAEVQHVKIYYVVLRVDNGELLKRDAERPEEYQMGQRCIELLKEFEQKGIQERHIVETTNVQSTNIDETLQFIKNNPRFLY; encoded by the coding sequence ATGACTAGTATCTATCTTATTACTGGACCAGCTGGAGTTGGGAAGTCTACAACATCAAAAAAACTAGCAGAGCAATTTAAACAGAGTGCTTACATTGAAGGAGATGTAATTAATCATATGGTGGTAGGTGGGTATGTACCACCATGGGAAAGTGATGAATCTCTCGCGTTAGTTTGGAAGAACATTGCTGACTTAAGTATTAATTTCTTAAAAGCCAATAAAAATGTAATCATCGATTATGTTACTTTTCCAGAAGAAGTAGAAACGTTCTCACAAAGACTATACGCCGAGGTACAGCATGTGAAAATATACTATGTTGTATTAAGGGTAGATAATGGAGAATTGTTGAAAAGAGATGCCGAAAGACCAGAAGAATATCAGATGGGACAAAGATGTATTGAATTACTAAAGGAGTTTGAGCAAAAGGGAATACAAGAACGCCATATAGTAGAAACCACTAATGTTCAATCAACAAACATAGATGAAACGCTTCAGTTCATCAAGAATAATCCAAGATTTTTATATTAA